In a genomic window of Branchiostoma floridae strain S238N-H82 chromosome 19, Bfl_VNyyK, whole genome shotgun sequence:
- the LOC118406471 gene encoding cartilage oligomeric matrix protein-like, with translation MISVQHLKHPLYVYKQDNCPLVANFYQTDVDGDGVGDVCDNCPTDINTDQKDTDGDGWGDACDQDSDGDALIDSQDNCPFQLNADQTDSDGDGIGDVCDNCPNVPNADQVMV, from the exons ATGATATCTGTTCAGCATCTAAAACATCCTCTGTACGTTTACAAACAGGATAATTGCCCATTGGTTGCCAACTTCTACCAGACAGACGTTGACGGTGATGGGGTGGGTGATGTCTGTGACAACTGCCCCACGGACATCAACACAGACCAGAAAGACACCGACGGGGACGGGTGGGGGGACGCGTGTGATCAGGACAGCGATGGCGACG CACTCATCGACAGCCAGGACAACTGCCCATTCCAGCTCAATGCCGACCAGACTGATTCTGACGGAGATGGTATTGGAGACGTTTGCGACAACTGTCCCAATGTACCAAACGCGGATCAGGTAATGGTTTAG
- the LOC118406672 gene encoding cartilage oligomeric matrix protein-like: protein MMEPNSAQLDTDNDGQGDECDDDDDNDTVLDDVDNCRLVPNMDQADFDGNGVGDVCTLDFDKDGVMDADDVCPENNIVSSTDFRNYVTVNLGDANSNNPAPQWEFLNEGAEITQELNSDPGMILGTTRFGSVDYRGTFFVNTQVDDDFVGFVFSYQSNSRFYLVSWKQAGDGSGGQAGVQLKLVDSTTGPGQDLALALWKAAEVQGQTKLLWEDPNKLGWSDKTAYRWEMKHLPAVGLIR, encoded by the exons ATGATGGAGCCAAACAGTGCACAGCTTGACACAGACAATGACGGCCAAG GAGATGAATGTGACGATGACGATGACAACGACACCGTCCTTGATGATGTTGACAACTGTCGTCTCGTGCCCAATATGGACCAGGCCGACTTTGACG GAAACGGTGTCGGAGATGTCTGCACTCTTGACTTCGACAAGGACGGCGTGATGGACGCCGACGACGTGTGTCCAGAAAATAACATTGTCAGCAGCACGGACTTCAGGAACTACGTAACGGTCAACCTCGGAGACGCCAACTCCAACAACCCCGCACCACAATGGGAGTTTCTTAACGAG GGTGCAGAGATAACACAAGAGCTGAACAGCGACCCTGGAATGATTCTTG GCACGACAAGGTTCGGCAGTGTGGACTACCGCGGAACCTTCTTTGTGAACACCCAGGTAGATGACGACTTCGTGGGGTTCGTCTTCAGCTACCAGAGCAACTCCCGCTTCTACCTGGTGTCATGGAAACAGGCAGGGGACGGCAGCGGCGGACAGGCAGGAGTTCAGCTAAAG CTGGTAGACTCAACGACTGGACCTGGTCAGGACCTGGCATTGGCTCTGTGGAAGGCAGCAGAGGTCCAGGGACAG ACGAAGCTGCTGTGGGAAGATCCGAACAAGCTCGGCTGGAGTGACAAGACTGCTTACCGCTGGGAAATGAAGCATCTCCCTGCCGTCGGATTGATCAGGTGA